DNA sequence from the Perca flavescens isolate YP-PL-M2 chromosome 3, PFLA_1.0, whole genome shotgun sequence genome:
TGACGTGctaatagttttatttcttcatatgtctttttaagtgtatttgtCATCTATTGTGAATCACATTATATTGCAGCTTTTTGTATAACATGTTCTTTATTCAGTATGAACAATATTacttcaattattatttatattattaatattgaaAAACTGATTTAATGATTTCTTGGTTATCATAAATAGTTGCcatacattttctgttgattgactatttaattaacataacataaaataaaaacaaaaataaacataaaatatggaaagaaagaaagaaagaaagaatcaaTTCATGTTTGcgtaaattttattttattgacctATGTTGTTCTTTAACATGCTAAGAGTAGAAGTTCAGACGTCAGTTAGATGTGTCATGTGTTAATGAGGTCAGACTGCTGATGATCACACCCTCTGACTTGAAAAGATTTAAAAGAAGCAGACACAGAGTTTCATCTCAGTCACAAAGCAGTCACAGCATGACTGCAGCTGGACAGAAGATGAATGGAAGTATTCATGTAATACTGTCATGAACTGTTAAATAAGGCAAATTGTAAGTTTGGAGAATCTGTGTTATTGTAAGAATTGATGTCTTTACTGTCTGCAGGCTGaatattgtttgtgtgttaatgCAGTGAGTCCAGAATGAACATCTAAACAAATCTCCAACAAAATGTAACATTGTCAATTGTTCATCCTTGTGCAAACTTGAAAGTTTTGCCATGTGAACCAAACAGATGATCATGATAAACTCTACACAGGTGTCATATTTCACGTTTGGTGCATACTTTAATATTGGGCTCTTTAAATACTTATTTTTCCTGattattatgtgtttttatgctttaatAATTTGTGCCAATCTATTGCTGATTGTGGTTATCTGTATGAACAGGAGCTTACATGAACCTATGTACCTTTTTCTGTGCAGCCTGTTTGTAAATGAACTGTATGGTAGTACAGGGTTGTTTCCATTCCTTCTGGTTCAGATCCTctctgacattcacactgtTTCTTCTCCATTCTGTTTTCTGCAGATTTATTGTTTGAATGCATATGCAGCTAtacaatttattaatttatccATCATGTCTTATGACAGATATCTTGCCATCTGTTATCCTCTGCAATATAACACACGTATGACATATAACAAGGCTGCCATACTTATTGCCCTATCATGGTTATACCCATTTGTTGGAGTTGCTGTCACAATATCTTTGAGTGCTCCTTTACAGCTGTGTGGGAACATCCTTAACAAAGTTTACTGTGATAACTACTCTATTGTCAAACTGGCCTGCTCTGACACAAGAGTGAACAACATTTATGGACTCATTTGCACTTGTCTTTTAGTCTTTGGTCCTCTCAGTTTAATCCTTTACACGTACATCAAGATtcttaaagtgtgtttttctgGTTCTAAACAGACCAGACAGAAAGCTGTCAGTACCTGCACACCTCACCTCGCTTCTCTACTCAACTTTTTCTTTGGTTCTTTCTTTGAAATAGTACAGAGCAGGTTTGATATGAGCAGTGTACCCATGATGTTgcgcatttttttgtcattgtacTTTCTGACCTGCCAACCGATCTTTAACCCTTTAATGTATGGACTGCAAATGACTAAAATACGTAGCCTATGTAAAAGTCTTATCTTTGGCTGTTAGAAAAATTATGCTTAGAATGGTTGTTGCTTCAGTTTCTTTGTTAAATCATTTGCATCAAAACTGCATCGAAATATCTGTTTTAGTATTTCTGTCTCTCATGTGTTAATCATGAAAGCTGAGTGGCCTTGTAAAGAGCACAGGCCGATCCCTGAGGGCACAGCCCATAATGTGGAGGAGATGCCGTGCCTGATCagagataaaaagaaaagctaCTGATTGCATTAACCGAATAACTAACTTGACTCCCAACTCCTTTTAAAAATACACTGTTGTGAGCAATCTTCAGTCATTCTTCTGTACACGCTGTGAGTGCTGTAAAACTGACTCTACTTGCAAGTAAAAAGGATCTTTGAGAGAACTCCAGTGATTTTGTCCATTCTTTGACATTGGTAAAACATAAACTAATGCTTAGGAGACCAGTGTCAATACATTATTTGGAAAATGATGTAGAAACTAGTAATGATGGACATCTGCGACAAGTTGAGTTGTGAGTACCAGTGGAGAAACAGGCAGGTGTTTTGGCGAGTGACCAGCTAATGATACCTCACCTTTCACCGGCAGCATACAGCATAGTATGatgatatttttcgtggcagtACCATATTGATACACAGAAGCCAGGTATCaatcatttttaaatacaaattgcacttgaaaattaaaattgaattgaataataaaagaaaaatgaaaaattgaagtgagatgaacaagcaaagaaaatgtatcttttaaagacaaaacagaTGATGACAGTTTTCATTTGGGAATATGGTGCCTGTCATAATGTGCAACTAATAATGCCAACTTAATAAATCAACACCTTGTGTTGTTACTGCCCTATTCCAGTCACTTTTGGTATAtgttttaaaggtacaatatgtaatatgtctatatATTAATGCAGCAGAGACCTATTGTACTGATAACACAACATGCTCATTAACCCTTTAGGCGgcgggttttattttttaaaatactaGATTTTGACACCTAAATTTCAGAAGGCTCTGGCTTGAAAGTGGTTTGAGATAGAGACAAAGTGTAAATTAAACAATATTGAGAATGATCTAACGTTTATGTAGGGAGTAAATTTTCCCATCTAATTTGCATATTATGACATCATATGGCGGCGGCCATATTGGATTATGTAATTTCCATTAAATATCTGATATTTTGAAAGAGAGTTGAACTTATTTCATCAGATGTACCCCCCTCCATCCATTTGTTATGTTGTCCACATATCACATGAACAGGGAAAAAGTAAATTGTAGGCCAACAGTCATAAAATAGAACTATTACTACACCACAAAACTCATGTAAACAGTAGGCGTTTTTTTGTTggttagttttttattttttaaggctTTTGGGCGGGGGAGGGGCTCACGGCAGCACCCGCTGCTCAGTAATTGTAGAGTGATACGTGCTTTCACAAGTCTCCAAACACCActaaagtctccaataacaccagaaAAAGTCGACAGTCgcttttgacaaaaaaagtcaagttTGGATGGGATATCGTTGAACATTTTGCATTTAAGCATGACGTATTTCTGAGCTAAGGTCTAAGTAGTGAGTGGTGTGTGTCTCTTCTCTGCTCTGACTGCAGGCTGGGACTACTGTGCGAGGCTACTGAGAGACTGACCGCCTGTGAGGGCTTTGGATGGGGGAGGGGCTCACGGCAGCACCTGCTGCTCGTTGAGCACAGTAATTGTAGAGTGATATGTGCTTTCACGAGTCTCCAAACACCACTAAAGTTTCTAATAACACCAGAAAAAGATGCTAGTCGcttttgacaaaaaagtcaaGTTTGGATGGGATTTCCTCAAACATTTTGCATTGAAGCATGATGTATTTCTGAGCTAAGGTTTAAGTACGGGATGTCTGCCAAATAGTGGAGGGGAGTATGAATGACATATCACTCTATTCAGAGAAAACAGCTGTTTGATTCAGTACCGCGTCCTGTCGCAATTTTGCGACTTTGGCGCTTAAAGggttaaggtttttttttagtatgattgttttaaCCACAGTTAACAGCACTGGGCTGACCCATAATTAAGTTTGCCACATAACGTAAGGATAAAGATGATGGTGCGAGCACATTGCGACGCTTCATGTCTCTCCAGATTTTACAAATTAGTGGTAATATGCTTGTTTATCTCAAGCGTTTTTGGTAAAAacagttacatattgtacaccTGACAGGAACTTTTGGACATTGATTCCTGCAATTCTGATATCGTTATTAGCATAATTCCAGAGATCGCTAAACCAACGGCACCTCCGAACATCCCCACACCGACCAAATGGACACGCAAACATCGCTGCAGAGAGTCTCGCAGTGGAATTCGAGCAAGGCTAAAGCTAACTCCACATCGATTCGCTCCTTCAAGCCTTTTCCTTGCCAGTGTTCGCTCGCTGGCGAACAAAATGGATGAACGGCGGGTGCGGATCACCACACACAGAGTGATTTTGGACTGCAACATCATGATTTTCATAGAAACCTGGCTTAACAGTGAAATACACAACAGCGCTATCGAGCTAGCTGGACAATGCCTCCTCCATGCGGACAGAACAGCTCAAGACTCCGGTAAGA
Encoded proteins:
- the LOC114553030 gene encoding olfactory receptor 2A12-like, giving the protein MINSTQVSYFTFGAYFNIGLFKYLFFLIIMCFYALIICANLLLIVVICMNRSLHEPMYLFLCSLFVNELYGSTGLFPFLLVQILSDIHTVSSPFCFLQIYCLNAYAAIQFINLSIMSYDRYLAICYPLQYNTRMTYNKAAILIALSWLYPFVGVAVTISLSAPLQLCGNILNKVYCDNYSIVKLACSDTRVNNIYGLICTCLLVFGPLSLILYTYIKILKVCFSGSKQTRQKAVSTCTPHLASLLNFFFGSFFEIVQSRFDMSSVPMMLRIFLSLYFLTCQPIFNPLMYGLQMTKIRSLCKSLIFGC